The Segatella hominis genome includes a region encoding these proteins:
- a CDS encoding coiled-coil domain-containing protein: protein MMRKIIAFVCFAIFLFSRAQALSWHAVNVDYTTAAAMSAAYATEALEESNTATHISKILEHYKTAGIASAGIFLSKKKEREARRNPGLFATEENYYYHRIFRLVKDGIMPKFITVAGKMIKQPENALYWGPYLYKTTHNVENLCKQFECVVTNGKFSFKDIQFLLINEKLQKLFDLAQLADVDWKSLFSKLGEFGKGISQDDIADDFKHLGSVIAQAGKVAIDHNLEDVTKIGGIFKAKPREIARLYESFRDKYKSFKNATNVKEILYTVIGEGDEATVDKLFQISDYNISGYISSYIEEMQGQYYTQRWYIYQQDAGSRVLCDYNPAGYNNWGDAGWNLDWFVHSSGKKRQNYSVIPCYKYLTEAEDTELKDKLFQRCEWNEAKCNEYNIQNPGHDCTITYVKRHEDRNRHYGGGLFSHSYDERYCFHSYRVKVRDQWDIREDVYEEIFDSQTMDKTTFMKRMQARLQGVIDEHEKFLGEHPTISFKLGSDNPRYYTMADERKMQGCSSVSFLAACEDGASLGEGSFNWKENGNQGGSLEWPKSKDFAMEATPNLADDSSKALIEKQNKLNQQIANLKAEIKENDTKQKNLLSRIQQAKFSKNYPLANKLDDEYNALSNENALLKQDLQQKERMLSELNQALDDYYKDLGDNLSGSYRIPSNMASLASMYHLQWADEGEWIQGSDEYVFVRHAYCPDAKSQVTYTATLKLSRKPRYALGIRIHRAILSVDFKLTSSSSSENVLEVMQLDMNKSEKELTDEVNERMRKWMDDMPNCSISMRYNYQSQTKDDEDDEDGIHLLLASDRLQVARYVEQELTRIYAQLVLIEKVMTQRECVLDFLKRQIFDVVSRRLRNTIASYALQRWEEASLQAMKKCSPLETEQKPTSLKQSKQ from the coding sequence ATGATGCGTAAAATCATAGCATTCGTTTGTTTTGCCATATTTTTGTTCTCTCGGGCGCAGGCCTTGAGCTGGCACGCAGTCAACGTGGATTATACCACGGCGGCAGCCATGTCGGCAGCCTACGCTACGGAAGCCTTGGAGGAGAGCAACACAGCTACACATATCAGTAAAATACTGGAGCATTACAAAACGGCAGGTATCGCATCTGCCGGCATTTTCCTGAGCAAGAAGAAAGAGAGAGAGGCCCGCCGGAATCCAGGCTTGTTTGCCACGGAGGAAAATTACTATTACCATAGAATATTCAGATTGGTAAAGGATGGCATCATGCCTAAGTTCATCACAGTGGCTGGCAAAATGATCAAGCAGCCAGAGAATGCACTCTATTGGGGACCTTATCTGTATAAGACCACCCATAATGTCGAAAACCTCTGCAAACAGTTTGAGTGCGTGGTCACCAATGGCAAGTTCTCCTTCAAGGATATCCAATTCTTGCTAATCAATGAGAAGCTTCAAAAGTTATTCGACTTGGCGCAGCTTGCTGATGTGGACTGGAAGAGTCTTTTTTCTAAGCTTGGAGAGTTTGGCAAGGGAATTTCCCAGGATGACATCGCTGATGATTTCAAGCATTTGGGCAGCGTGATTGCGCAAGCAGGTAAGGTGGCCATTGACCATAATCTGGAGGATGTCACCAAAATTGGAGGTATCTTTAAGGCCAAGCCCAGGGAGATAGCCAGACTCTATGAGAGTTTCAGGGATAAATACAAATCCTTCAAGAATGCTACTAATGTCAAGGAGATTCTTTATACCGTGATTGGTGAAGGAGATGAAGCCACAGTGGATAAATTATTCCAAATCAGTGATTATAATATTTCTGGTTATATTTCCTCCTATATAGAAGAAATGCAAGGACAGTATTATACCCAACGTTGGTATATCTATCAGCAAGATGCTGGAAGCAGAGTACTTTGCGACTACAATCCTGCCGGATATAACAATTGGGGAGACGCAGGATGGAATCTTGATTGGTTTGTCCATTCCAGTGGGAAAAAACGACAGAACTATTCTGTAATACCTTGCTACAAGTATCTTACTGAAGCGGAAGATACCGAGCTCAAGGACAAACTTTTCCAAAGATGTGAGTGGAATGAGGCTAAATGTAATGAGTATAATATCCAAAACCCTGGTCATGACTGCACCATTACCTATGTTAAGAGACATGAGGACAGAAACCGCCACTATGGAGGAGGCTTGTTCAGCCATTCTTATGATGAACGCTATTGTTTCCATTCTTACCGTGTTAAGGTGAGAGACCAATGGGATATCAGGGAAGATGTTTATGAGGAAATATTTGACTCACAGACCATGGACAAGACCACCTTCATGAAGAGAATGCAGGCAAGGCTTCAGGGTGTTATCGATGAGCATGAAAAGTTTCTTGGCGAACACCCTACTATCTCTTTCAAGCTAGGCAGTGACAATCCACGCTACTATACTATGGCCGATGAAAGGAAGATGCAAGGCTGCTCTTCTGTGAGTTTCCTTGCAGCCTGTGAGGATGGAGCCTCCTTGGGAGAAGGAAGTTTCAATTGGAAAGAAAATGGTAATCAAGGTGGCTCCTTGGAATGGCCAAAGTCCAAGGACTTTGCCATGGAAGCAACGCCCAACTTGGCGGATGATTCCTCTAAGGCACTCATTGAAAAACAAAATAAGCTCAATCAGCAAATAGCGAATTTGAAAGCTGAAATCAAGGAGAATGATACAAAGCAGAAAAATCTCCTTTCCAGGATCCAACAGGCCAAGTTTAGCAAGAATTATCCGCTGGCCAATAAGTTGGATGATGAGTATAATGCTCTTTCCAATGAGAACGCCCTGCTTAAACAGGACTTGCAACAGAAAGAACGCATGCTTTCTGAGCTCAATCAGGCTTTGGATGATTATTACAAGGACTTGGGCGACAATCTTTCTGGTTCCTATCGCATCCCATCCAACATGGCAAGCCTCGCTTCCATGTACCACTTGCAGTGGGCGGATGAAGGAGAATGGATTCAGGGGAGCGATGAATATGTATTCGTAAGACACGCTTACTGTCCGGATGCCAAAAGTCAAGTTACTTACACAGCTACGTTGAAGCTTTCTCGTAAGCCTCGTTATGCATTGGGCATCCGCATCCATAGAGCAATCTTGTCCGTGGATTTTAAGCTAACCTCTAGTAGCAGCTCTGAAAATGTATTGGAGGTCATGCAGCTTGACATGAACAAGAGTGAGAAGGAACTGACTGATGAAGTCAACGAGAGAATGCGCAAGTGGATGGATGACATGCCGAACTGTAGCATTTCCATGAGATACAACTATCAAAGCCAGACAAAAGATGATGAGGATGATGAAGATGGGATTCATCTGCTCTTGGCCAGTGACCGTTTGCAGGTGGCTCGCTATGTGGAGCAAGAACTGACCCGCATCTATGCTCAGTTGGTTCTCATAGAAAAGGTGATGACACAAAGGGAATGTGTTCTGGATTTTCTCAAGCGACAAATATTCGATGTGGTTTCCAGGAGATTGAGGAACACGATTGCATCCTATGCTCTTCAAAGATGGGAAGAAGCCAGTCTTCAGGCCATGAAGAAGTGCTCTCCCCTGGAAACGGAACAAAAGCCAACCAGTCTGAAACAAAGTAAACAATAA